A region of Oncorhynchus kisutch isolate 150728-3 linkage group LG29, Okis_V2, whole genome shotgun sequence DNA encodes the following proteins:
- the LOC109878743 gene encoding alpha-2Db adrenergic receptor — MKITTLIKLRNLRPSPCVSLLGMHEENGEEQTCLSRMDITPTAFAASNSSEDTNGTSAQRPLPHSQSVAVFIVFLVTVIILVTIVGNVLVVVAVFTSRALRAPQNLFLVSLASADILVATLVIPFSLANEIMGYWYFGSTWCAFYLALDVLFCTSSIVHLCAISLDRYWSVTKAVSYNRKRTPRRIKCMITVVWVISAVISFPPLLMTKHDEHECLLNNETWYILSSCLVSFFAPGLIMILVYCKIYKVAKQRASTVFAAKNGTERQPSQSETCFVPRRKFEVESPSSPSLGGHMRKGELDDIDLEESCLADSKPKNCLFSKRVKVEGANTFPKQSCRVSWASNRNAKLSQEQKIRQMSLSKTKLAQMREKRFTFVLAVVMGVFVLCWFPFFFTYSLHAICRDCCPIPDALFNLFFWIGYCNSSVNPIIYTIFNRDFRRSFKKIICQTSHT, encoded by the coding sequence ATGAAAATTACTACTTTGATCAAATTGCGCAATTTGCGACCCTCGCCTTGTGTATCTCTGCTTGGAATGCATGAGGAGAATGGGGAGGAACAGACGTGTCTATCCAGAATGGATATAACCCCAACAGCTTTTGCCGCATCGAACTCATCAGAGGATACTAATGGCACGAGTGCCCAAAGACCTCTGCCTCACTCCCAGAGCGTGGCCGTCTTCATCGTGTTCCTGGTCACCGTTATCATTCTGGTGACAATCGTAGGGAATGTACTTGTTGTGGTGGCCGTTTTCACGAGCCGCGCGCTCCGTGCGCCGCAGAATCTCTTCCTTGTCTCTTTGGCATCGGCAGATATATTAGTGGCCACCTTGGTCATCCCTTTCTCCCTCGCCAACGAGATCATGGGTTACTGGTACTTTGGGAGCACCTGGTGCGCCTTCTACTTGGCCCTTGACGTCCTCTTCTGCACGTCCTCCATAGTGCACCTCTGTGCCATAAGTCTGGACAGGTACTGGTCTGTAACCAAAGCTGTTAGCTACAATCGGAAGAGGACGCCCAGGCGTATTAAGTGTATGATCACCGTGGTCTGGGTCATATCAGCAGTCATCTCTTTTCCACCGTTACTTATGACCAAACACGACGAGCATGAGTGCTTGCTCAACAACGAAACATGGTATATTCTCTCGTCTTGTCTGGTATCATTTTTCGCCCCGGGTCTAATCATGATTCTGGTGTATTGTAAAATATATAAAGTGGCCAAGCAGCGCGCATCAACCGTGTTTGCAGCAAAGAAcgggacggagagacagccttcGCAGTCAGAGACGTGCTTCGTGCCGAGGAGGAAGTTTGAGGTGGAGAGCCCCAGCAGCCCCAGTTTAGGTGGCCACATGCGGAAAGGAGAGCTCGATGATATTGACCTGGAGGAGAGCTGCCTCGCCGACAGCAAACCCAAGAACTGTCTCTTCTCCAAGAGAGTGAAAGTGGAGGGGGCAAACACTTTCCCAAAACAGAGTTGTCGCGTGTCATGGGCTTCAAACCGCAACGCGAAGCTCTCTCAGGAGCAAAAGATTAGACAGATGTCACTGTCAAAGACCAAACTGGCGCAGATGCGTGAAAAGCGCTTTACGTTTGTCCTTGCAGTGGTGATGGGGGTGTTTGTACTCTGCTGGTTCCCCTTCTTTTTTACATACAGTCTGCACGCAATATGCAGAGATTGTTGCCCAATTCCGGATGCTCTCTTTAATCTGTTTTTCTGGATTggttactgtaacagttcagtgaaCCCTATCATTTATACAATATTTAATCGCGATTTTCGGAGATCTTTCAAGAAGATCATATGCCAGACATCACACACATAG